Genomic segment of Drosophila ananassae strain 14024-0371.13 chromosome 2L, ASM1763931v2, whole genome shotgun sequence:
AAATTGTTTAACGACTCAACTTTGTTTACAGTCAGAGCTATCAGTTCCGAATGCTTTTGATCGTTGTGGGAAAGTTATTTCGATGCGACTCACGAACTTCATGTGCCACTCGAATCTCTTAGTAGAATTCGGTCCGAACATCAACTTTTTGGTCGGCAACAATGGCAGCGGCAAGAGCGCTGTCATCACAGCCCTGGCCCTGGGCTTGACCAGCAGCGCCCGAGCCACTAGCCGGGCCAGCAGCATCCAGAAGCTAATTAAGAATGGGGAGACAAGTGCCACCATTTCCATAACTCTGTCCAATTCTGGTCTGAGACCCTTCAAGGCGGACATCTTCGGGCCGCACCTCACCGTGGTGCGCCACCTGCGGCAGTCGTCCTCCGCCTATGATCTTCTGGACGCGCGTGGGAAGAGCGTTTCCAAGAAGGTTGCCGAGATCCGGCGTATGCTTCTTTGTTTTGGCATTAATGTAGAGAACCCCATCTTCGTTCTGAATCAAGAGGCAGCGCGCGAATTCCTCAAAGACTTGGAGCCCGCGTCGAATTACAAACTGCTGATGAAGGCAACGCAATTGGATATATGCGCGAGTAGTCTGATGCAGTGCCACGAGCAACGTCGGCACTTTTCGCAGAACCTGGACCAGCTGGAGAAAAAGAAGGAACTTGTCGAGAAGgatgtggaggcggaggccgaGAAACTCTCCATCCTGAAGGACAAGGAGGTGGTCAAGGTTAAGCTGCAACAGAGCCAGACCAAGTTGGCGTGGTTGGCGGTGACTCGGGTGCAGACAGAGCTCCAGAACTTGGAGCACTCGATTGGCCTGATAGAGGCCAAAAAGGCAAAGCTTGAAGGGCAGACATCCAAGAAGGAGAGCACCCAGGCTGTCCTCACGCAGAAGCTCAAGGACTTCCAGGTCACAAAGAGCGAGATAATGGAGGCCTACAAGGCGCAGGACCTTAAGATGAAAGCCGCCAAGCGATCAGTGCAGGATATTGCTGTGAAAACTGCTTCTCTCAAAGCCCAGATCGGCAACGCTGAGAGAAGGTTGCGGGAGGAGCAGCATGCGTACAATGCCTGCAAGAAGCATATTGGAAGCTACCATGCCAACTTCACGCGGGTGAAGGAGCAGCGGGAGGAGCACACCAGGACAATGGAGGCTCTGAAGCTGCAAGTGGCCGAAAGCGAGGCACTAATCGCGCGTCTACGCGAAGAGCAGCAGGAGATAAAGAGGAACACGAACTCTGTCCACGAGAGCTTGGAGGCCGTTAAGAACGAGAGAATCCAGTTGCAGAAATCCAAACGTGAGTTCATTCGCTTAGGTGCCTTAAATTTGTGTTTATATTCCCTTTCCCGCTCCAGAAAACATGCAGTGGGAAATCGACTCACTTTCCCGGAACAAGTCCAACAAACTTTCTGTTTACGGCGAGCAAGCGATTCAGGTGGTGTGTGCCCTGCGCACCCAGTACTCTGGCGCCAACATGCACCGAATGCCCCGGGGTCCTCTCGGACAATACATAAGCGCCCCGAACTCCAAGTACCGCGACCTAGTGGAGAACCAGCTCATGTCTTGCCTTCGCTCCTATATTGTCGGTTCGGATCGAGAGCGCCAGTCACTACGTGCCTTGTTGCAGAACAAATTTTCCGGCGGGATGGTGCCAACCATAATCACCAGTGCCTTTACTGATCAGGTGTACAATGTTTCGAGGCATAAGGTGAGACCAACAACGCCCAACACCACAGTCTTGATAGATGAAATAAGGTAGGTTGTCGGAATTTTCTGCTCAATTTTgttctaaaaatatttgcatCCTTTTAGCTGCGACGATCCTGTGGTAATGAACTACCTCATCGACAATTTTCGCATCGAAACAGTTCTCGTGACAGAATCCAAAGAGATAGCTGAGTTTCTCACCTCGGATACGGAGAATGTGCCCCCCAACCTAACCCGAGTTCTGGTTCCCAACCTGGGCCTGGAATACATACCGTCTCCCAACTATGCCGTCTACTCGAATCGCATAAATCCGGCCCGCTTCATTCACGTGAACGTTGACGATCGCATTCGGCAGCTGCAAATGGAACAGGGCGGACTTCAGGAACGGGAAGCTGCACTGGAGATCGACTACATGCACAAGAAGAAAATGTTGGAGAGCACCAATCTGGAGGTGGCCAAGAGGAGCCATCTAATTGGTCAACAGCAGTCCAAAAACCAGATGGCGATGCAGAAGAAAATTGAGTTGGAGAACTTTGATTACCAGGAGCTTCCGGAATATGATCGATTGGTGAGTTACTATTTCctataaatgaataaaaaatggtctaaaatttatctaaaattttaaatttttaacagAAAAAAACTTTGAGTGAAAGCGGGGAGAAAATTGAAAAGTGCAACGAAGAAATTGAAGAGCTTAAGcagaaaataattgaaatcaATGAGAACAAGATCAAGCTCGAAACTGCAGAAGCCAACGAAAAAATTGCACTGGAGGAGATTCTTGGAAAGGTTTCCAGCCTGGAGACTGAAGCTCGGGATATTGATGGACAGATACGGAGTTTGGATCTTCATTACGAGGAAAACACCAGAAATCTGCAGAAGACTCTGGAGCTGGAGAGGAAAATGCTCGATAAAAAGCGAAACGTGGAGGAGGAACTGGAGAAGGTGCGCGGAGAGGCTGAGCAATTGGGGGAGTTTGTAGCCACGACGCAAACAGAGGAGCATATACGCGATTCCATAAGTCGCTACAAATCGAAGATCAAACAAGTGGAGCAGCTCAACTACAAAATAGAGGAAGTGGAGAACGAGCTGGGCGCACTGAGAGACAATCTGGGACATCAAGTTCGGCAGCTGGAGATGGTCCAGTCGGTGATCAAGAAGCTTCGGGTAGCCTACCATCAGCGTGCCCAACTCTTTCAAAGATCCCGCCACCATTACTTCACAATGGTTCAGTTTCAGTTCGAGGTAGGGAGCCTAACTGACATGTTTCTCCAGGATAATAATTTGTGATCCTTTTTTTATAGCAAGCACTTGCTCTGCGCCGATTTCATGTCAGTTTTGAAACCAGCGACAGAGAAAAGACGTGGAAGATAAATGTCTTCCCCCCCAGTGGAAATGAGACTTCGAATACGAGAAGTTTATCCGGTGGCGAACGTTCCTTCACCACGGTATCATTGCTAAAGGGACTCTGGAGCACTTCAGACCATCCCTTTTACTTTTTAGATGAATACGATGTGTTTACAGTAggtttctttatttattttccttgaaattgttttaactattttaatttttgaaggaCGAAGTAAACCGAAAGTTTATTACGGAGATTCTTATTAGCGAAGGGCTGGAGTGCAAGACCCGTCAGTATTGTTTCCTTACCCCCCAGGACACTGAGGTAGAAGCGAGCAGCCTCATCACAGTGCACAAGtaaaaaacacattttattttacttgAAAGAAAATCATACTCATTTTATTTCTATCTCTTCTAGATTGGAGGCTCCTGAGCGCTGATATTCAGACAATTATTGCGACTCGATTGTTGCCGGTCGACATGACATTAGTTTCTATGAATACGTAACAGAAATAAGGAAAGTTTAATTTACTCAAGATGTTTAagatattttgttgttttagttTAAGTCAAAGGGGTTTTCAAATATACCGAAGAacgtattttattttaattcattaACAAATGATGCCTCCAGTTCAGCTATTATTTTATCCTCATCTTCCAAGTCCATGGGGGACTGTTCCTCTTTCTTTTCATTACTGGGAGATGTCGGCTCGGCTACTGGTTCTTCCCTAATTGGGCTGCTTATGTTTGCAGAAGAATTGTGGTTCTCTGAATGTTCCAAAGCGTCTTGGTAGTTTTCGCAATCCATATCTTCTTCTAAGCTTCCATTTTGCTTGGTTTCtgttttatcaaaaatttcaGAAGGACAACCTTCACTCAAACAAATACTTGAATTGGTTGAACCTTCACTATGAATATTTCCTGTTGCCTCCAAGACAATGGAAGTATCTGGTTCTTCTGCTGACTTTTCTTCATCCTCGGTAGGGACGAGGGCTTCATTTACCTCTGCGGGGTTGGAGGTTTCTTCAATTTGAGTTTCATTGTTTGGcaataattgaatttcttCATTTTGCAATTCCCCCGGAGCTAGCAGATCAAAAATAGGTGTGGAGGTTTCGTTATTTTCTGGCAAATTGTCTTCTTCGTGATGGCTTAAGTTTTGTTTCAGTTCAAAAGTCCGTTTAAAGTTAATATTAATCTTTTGCGGATGCAGATATGGTTCTAGTTCTTCGGATAAGGCCTTAAAACTTTGGCGCAGCTTAATGTTGTTTCCAAACACACTGGATTGCGACAAAAGTGAGAGATATATCTCTGAAGGCGGTGGGCAGTTATTGTTTCGGGCTTTTAGAAGAAATACAAATAGTTTGTATGTTTCCAAGCGACAACTCCAGAGGACAGGTATATGTCGCTTCCTCCCTGGATCCGAATGTATGCGAGTGCAGGTTTCCAGAAGCGAACTGTGAACATCCTTCAAAAGAGAGACCTTCAGCGAATGACCCGCAGAAGATAGAAGTTTCTGGAGGCAGTGGAAGGCTTCACCAACCAGCAGTTCCTTGTCCTCATTGCCCTGCAGGAGTTCCAGCGCAGAAATTGTTCCTTTTTGCTGATTTTTAGGCGTTGGATTTGGGTTTTTGCGCTTCTCAGGCCGTTGACGAATATCTTCCAATATTTCCTTGACCAGGGTCTCTGAAATAATCTCACAATGGCTCCCCTCCTGCAGAGTGGCGCACCACTTGGATATGACT
This window contains:
- the LOC6501653 gene encoding structural maintenance of chromosomes protein 6; translation: MERSRRNGRIRRKHSSGSDSDSPSQAPSRKRSRQVPAAEAESESEVTKNDSFESSAPSVQATSRKSRNSGSNMSQRATSFNLTSELSVPNAFDRCGKVISMRLTNFMCHSNLLVEFGPNINFLVGNNGSGKSAVITALALGLTSSARATSRASSIQKLIKNGETSATISITLSNSGLRPFKADIFGPHLTVVRHLRQSSSAYDLLDARGKSVSKKVAEIRRMLLCFGINVENPIFVLNQEAAREFLKDLEPASNYKLLMKATQLDICASSLMQCHEQRRHFSQNLDQLEKKKELVEKDVEAEAEKLSILKDKEVVKVKLQQSQTKLAWLAVTRVQTELQNLEHSIGLIEAKKAKLEGQTSKKESTQAVLTQKLKDFQVTKSEIMEAYKAQDLKMKAAKRSVQDIAVKTASLKAQIGNAERRLREEQHAYNACKKHIGSYHANFTRVKEQREEHTRTMEALKLQVAESEALIARLREEQQEIKRNTNSVHESLEAVKNERIQLQKSKQNMQWEIDSLSRNKSNKLSVYGEQAIQVVCALRTQYSGANMHRMPRGPLGQYISAPNSKYRDLVENQLMSCLRSYIVGSDRERQSLRALLQNKFSGGMVPTIITSAFTDQVYNVSRHKVRPTTPNTTVLIDEISCDDPVVMNYLIDNFRIETVLVTESKEIAEFLTSDTENVPPNLTRVLVPNLGLEYIPSPNYAVYSNRINPARFIHVNVDDRIRQLQMEQGGLQEREAALEIDYMHKKKMLESTNLEVAKRSHLIGQQQSKNQMAMQKKIELENFDYQELPEYDRLKKTLSESGEKIEKCNEEIEELKQKIIEINENKIKLETAEANEKIALEEILGKVSSLETEARDIDGQIRSLDLHYEENTRNLQKTLELERKMLDKKRNVEEELEKVRGEAEQLGEFVATTQTEEHIRDSISRYKSKIKQVEQLNYKIEEVENELGALRDNLGHQVRQLEMVQSVIKKLRVAYHQRAQLFQRSRHHYFTMVQFQFEQALALRRFHVSFETSDREKTWKINVFPPSGNETSNTRSLSGGERSFTTVSLLKGLWSTSDHPFYFLDEYDVFTDEVNRKFITEILISEGLECKTRQYCFLTPQDTEVEASSLITVHKLEAPER
- the LOC6498911 gene encoding proline-, glutamic acid- and leucine-rich protein 1, with protein sequence MLPHRNKNSYHTQAHVGLIGRNKLHFINKMEPILTATLKKRESRGLGFRLLICHLSKKDTELADKTGNIWLTLTFQACNATELSSYGDLIFSTLALLIKKIQHDANLSKTFTSTYLAKIFDIISRREVFENQSCALAALKTIKLCLEHYPRTIKSGKVAIEKFLLTSLDSNNKDIVAKSGECWLLLQNVRSPSNQGNINDKLIWHNYQLLLLKNLNTVVKENFAMSKDTMESCTSGPFSITVAKDPLERTSQNFRRFLNLVEFLKIALSKPFANKKLVSTQQVLSFIGNGLSVNGVQKINAHIDNVCFGIYLTEVKIKLLELLETLIDVCHTHLRMDFRVILNILLDSLENTKTLLSTGNRAQFAKVRSVVYRVISKWCATLQEGSHCEIISETLVKEILEDIRQRPEKRKNPNPTPKNQQKGTISALELLQGNEDKELLVGEAFHCLQKLLSSAGHSLKVSLLKDVHSSLLETCTRIHSDPGRKRHIPVLWSCRLETYKLFVFLLKARNNNCPPPSEIYLSLLSQSSVFGNNIKLRQSFKALSEELEPYLHPQKININFKRTFELKQNLSHHEEDNLPENNETSTPIFDLLAPGELQNEEIQLLPNNETQIEETSNPAEVNEALVPTEDEEKSAEEPDTSIVLEATGNIHSEGSTNSSICLSEGCPSEIFDKTETKQNGSLEEDMDCENYQDALEHSENHNSSANISSPIREEPVAEPTSPSNEKKEEQSPMDLEDEDKIIAELEASFVNELK